A DNA window from Methylocystis heyeri contains the following coding sequences:
- a CDS encoding SufE family protein → MTIDEIIANFDLLDEWEDRYRYLIELGRTLEPLSQDAYNEENKVRGCASQVWLVTEAAHDDKGQPVLIFHGDSDAIIVKGLVALVLALYSRKSPASILETDAVPLFTDLGLAQHLSTQRANGLRAMVERIKNEARAAA, encoded by the coding sequence ATGACCATCGACGAAATCATCGCAAACTTCGATCTCCTGGACGAGTGGGAAGACCGCTACCGCTATCTCATCGAGCTCGGCCGCACGCTCGAACCCTTGTCCCAGGACGCCTACAACGAAGAAAACAAAGTGCGCGGCTGCGCCAGTCAGGTCTGGCTGGTCACCGAGGCCGCGCATGACGACAAGGGTCAGCCGGTGCTCATATTCCATGGCGACAGCGATGCGATCATCGTCAAGGGCCTCGTCGCGCTGGTGCTCGCCCTTTATTCGCGCAAGAGTCCCGCTTCGATCCTGGAGACCGACGCTGTGCCTCTGTTCACCGACCTCGGTCTCGCCCAGCATCTCTCGACGCAGCGGGCCAACGGCCTGAGGGCCATGGTGGAGCGGATAAAGAACGAGGCGCGCGCCGCCGCGTAA
- a CDS encoding DUF6035 family protein produces the protein MKGETISIDPLAHATPVDDPEIIEIQDLRTGELVNSQALISSYRYGDFIVLRGKVREHLHSEVPFYACALCATPVYIVANQAKRFFFRHLIEDGSCSARTRGELSQDEIAARKYHGQRESEAHKHIKNLIEKSLNADPVFETTVQEKVWRSARDPKARRQPDVQTESPIFGRVAFEVQLSTTFLSVVVARRAFYREQGALLVWVFGNFMPDYRRLMVDDILFPNNSNLFVVDDETTGLSKKRGVFLMRCIFRRPVRNGSEIIDEWNEEIVAFGELQRDIEAQTAFFFDYAKEEKRLRDAIDVDAAAARLKEDDALRDEFLALWKAAPQFHSENSGLHARWKALSETLAARGIKIPDCPNSNSGFRALLNGILSAEEGKPVGWDYEKLIQVAHCIFDRHKPHLFAFGCALQHYGSENLLEEQDKKEIWAKRKSSIKEALRVHNPAFIPDPFWLPALLFLFPEIGRRVKAYLDNIDLELFHGL, from the coding sequence ATGAAGGGGGAAACCATCTCTATTGACCCCTTGGCTCACGCAACGCCGGTTGATGATCCAGAGATTATCGAAATCCAAGATCTACGAACGGGGGAGCTAGTCAACTCCCAGGCCCTGATCTCCAGCTATAGATACGGTGACTTCATCGTGCTTCGGGGAAAGGTTCGCGAACACCTCCATTCCGAAGTGCCCTTTTATGCGTGCGCGCTTTGCGCGACGCCCGTTTACATTGTCGCCAACCAAGCAAAACGGTTCTTCTTTCGCCATCTCATCGAAGACGGATCATGTAGCGCCCGAACGCGCGGAGAGCTTTCACAGGACGAAATAGCGGCGAGGAAATACCACGGCCAGCGCGAGAGCGAAGCGCACAAGCACATCAAGAATTTAATCGAAAAAAGTCTAAATGCGGACCCTGTTTTTGAGACTACCGTCCAAGAAAAGGTTTGGCGCTCAGCGAGAGATCCCAAAGCCCGCCGCCAACCCGATGTGCAAACTGAATCTCCAATCTTCGGAAGAGTCGCATTTGAAGTCCAACTTTCAACCACCTTCTTAAGCGTTGTCGTTGCAAGACGCGCTTTTTATCGGGAACAGGGCGCGCTTCTCGTATGGGTTTTCGGCAATTTTATGCCGGATTACCGGCGTTTGATGGTTGACGATATCTTGTTCCCTAACAACTCTAATCTCTTCGTCGTCGACGACGAAACCACGGGTCTGTCCAAAAAGCGCGGCGTGTTTCTGATGAGGTGCATTTTTCGCCGTCCGGTGCGGAACGGCTCTGAAATCATTGATGAATGGAACGAAGAGATCGTCGCCTTCGGCGAACTGCAGCGTGACATTGAGGCCCAGACGGCATTCTTCTTCGATTATGCTAAGGAGGAAAAGCGCTTGCGGGATGCTATCGATGTCGATGCAGCAGCCGCGCGATTAAAAGAAGATGATGCCCTCCGCGACGAGTTTCTGGCGCTTTGGAAAGCCGCCCCGCAATTCCACAGCGAAAACTCCGGGCTGCATGCTCGCTGGAAGGCGCTTTCGGAAACATTAGCCGCCCGCGGAATTAAAATTCCTGATTGTCCCAATTCCAATAGCGGATTCCGCGCCCTGCTAAATGGAATATTGAGCGCCGAAGAGGGCAAGCCGGTAGGCTGGGATTATGAGAAATTGATCCAGGTAGCGCATTGCATATTCGACCGCCACAAACCGCATCTCTTCGCTTTCGGCTGTGCTCTCCAGCATTACGGGAGCGAAAACCTGCTTGAAGAGCAGGATAAGAAAGAAATATGGGCGAAGCGAAAAAGCTCGATCAAGGAAGCCCTGCGCGTCCATAATCCAGCCTTTATCCCCGACCCCTTTTGGCTTCCGGCGCTGCTATTTCTGTTCCCCGAAATCGGGCGGCGCGTTAAGGCTTACCTTGATAATATTGATTTGGAGCTTTTTCACGGTTTGTGA
- the yidD gene encoding membrane protein insertion efficiency factor YidD — MISDLPAQGARALILVYRLTFSAFAGQWCRHAPSCSQFADEAIQRHGLWAGGWMTLGRICRCRPGGTDGFDPPPKALPAGADPLKPWRYAKWRGPLVCEAVEKPQ; from the coding sequence ATGATCTCGGATCTGCCGGCCCAGGGCGCGCGGGCGCTCATTCTCGTCTATCGGCTCACCTTCTCGGCCTTCGCCGGGCAGTGGTGCAGGCATGCGCCGAGCTGCTCGCAATTCGCCGACGAAGCGATCCAGCGCCACGGCCTTTGGGCCGGCGGCTGGATGACCCTCGGGCGGATTTGCCGCTGCCGTCCCGGCGGGACGGATGGTTTCGATCCCCCGCCCAAAGCTCTCCCCGCGGGCGCCGATCCACTAAAACCCTGGCGCTACGCCAAATGGCGGGGTCCGCTGGTCTGCGAGGCGGTCGAAAAACCGCAGTGA
- the rpoC gene encoding DNA-directed RNA polymerase subunit beta', which produces MNQQEVMNLFNPVVAPQAFDQIQISIASPEKILSWSFGEIKKPETINYRTFKPERDGLFCARIFGPIKDYECLCGKYKRMKYKGVICEKCGVEVTLARVRRDRMGHISLAAPVAHIWFLKSLPSRIGLLLDMTLKDLERILYFESYIVIDAGLTPLKDRQLLSEEEYLRAQDEYGQDHFTAMIGAEAIRKILESMDLEDIAARLRQEIAEATTELKPKKLAKRLKIIEAFIMSGNKPEWMILKEVPVIPPDLRPLVPLDGGRFATSDLNDLYRRVINRNNRLKRLIELRAPDIIIRNEKRMLQEAVDALFDNGRRGRVITGANKRPLKSLADMLKGKQGRFRQNLLGKRVDYSGRSVIVVGPELKLHQCGLPKKMALELFKPFIYSRLDAKGYSATVKQAKKLVEKEKPEVWDILDEVIREHPVLLNRAPTLHRLGIQAFEPVLIEGKAIQLHPLVCAAFNADFDGDQMAVHVPLSLEAQLEARVLMMSTNNILHPANGQPIIVPSQDIVLGLYYLTLERDGEPGQYAEDPKSKAPISGVYANMGEIEHALAAKTVTLHARVKGRAWTYDKDGNRVSKIFDTTPGRLILGQLVPNHTKIPFDVVNKLMTKKEISNMIDTVYRNCGQKETVIFCDRIMALGFREAFKAGISFGKDDMVVPETKTRIVDETRAAAKEYEQQYNDGLITQGEKYNKVVDAWSKCSEKLAEEMMIRISAVRKDEHGRDLPINSIYMMSHSGARGSPTQMRQLAAMRGLMAKPSGEIIESPIISNFKEGLTVLEYFNSTHGARKGLADTALKTANSGYLTRRLVDVAQDSIISSYDCGSTNGIRMRAIIDAGQVVASLATRILGRFAAEDLRAQDGAIIVPANTMIQEWHLEPINAAGIQEVKIRSVLTCEAPNGVCAACYGRDLARGVPVNMGEAVGVIAAQSIGEPGTQLTMRTFHIGGAAQLADQSFIESNFDGVVHIRNRHLARNSDGDLMVMARNVAVVITGPDGVERAVNRVQYGARLKVDEGDKIKRGERIAEWDPYTRPILSEVDGVVGFEDLVEGQSMAETADESTGITKRMVMDWRLNQRSASLKPAIVIKTHEGKIAKLQRGGDARYLLPVDSIIAAEPGQSLRAGDIVARISLESAKTRDITGGLPRVAELFEARRPKDHAIIAEISGTVQFGKDYKNKQRISIVPHEEDAEPVEYLIPKGKHIHLQDGDVVEKGDYIVDGNPAPHDILAIKGVEELAAYLVNEIQEVYRLQGVNINDKHIEVIVRQMLQKVDIVDAGDTPFLDGEQVDETEFEEANEKCLAEGKTPATATPVLLGITKASLQTRSFFSAASFQETTRVLTEAAVNGKVDPLVGLKENVIVGRLIPAGTGAAMAKFRSIATGRDDLIITQRAEAAPSTAPQLPPAE; this is translated from the coding sequence ATGAATCAGCAAGAGGTCATGAATCTCTTCAATCCGGTCGTCGCCCCCCAGGCCTTCGACCAGATTCAGATCTCCATCGCCAGCCCCGAGAAAATCCTCTCCTGGTCCTTCGGCGAGATCAAAAAGCCTGAAACCATCAACTACCGGACCTTCAAGCCGGAGCGCGACGGCCTGTTCTGCGCCCGCATCTTTGGTCCGATCAAGGACTACGAGTGCTTGTGCGGCAAGTACAAGCGCATGAAATACAAGGGCGTGATCTGCGAGAAGTGCGGCGTCGAAGTGACGCTGGCGCGGGTTCGGCGCGATCGCATGGGCCACATTTCGCTGGCCGCCCCGGTCGCGCATATCTGGTTCCTGAAGTCGCTGCCCTCGCGCATCGGCCTTCTGCTCGACATGACGCTCAAGGATCTGGAGCGCATCCTCTACTTCGAATCCTATATCGTCATCGACGCCGGCCTGACGCCGCTGAAGGATCGCCAGCTCCTGTCCGAGGAGGAATATCTCCGCGCGCAGGACGAATACGGCCAGGATCATTTCACGGCCATGATCGGCGCCGAGGCGATCCGCAAGATCCTGGAGTCGATGGACCTCGAGGACATCGCAGCGCGGCTGCGTCAGGAAATCGCGGAAGCGACCACCGAGCTGAAGCCGAAGAAGCTGGCCAAGCGGCTCAAGATCATCGAAGCGTTCATTATGTCGGGCAACAAACCCGAATGGATGATCCTCAAGGAAGTTCCGGTGATCCCGCCGGACCTGCGCCCGCTGGTGCCGCTCGACGGCGGCCGCTTCGCGACCTCGGATCTCAACGATCTCTATCGCCGCGTGATCAACCGCAACAACCGCCTGAAGCGGCTGATCGAGCTGCGCGCGCCGGACATCATCATCCGCAACGAGAAGCGCATGCTTCAGGAGGCGGTCGACGCTCTGTTCGACAACGGCCGCCGCGGCAGGGTGATCACGGGCGCCAACAAGCGGCCGCTGAAGTCGCTGGCCGACATGCTGAAGGGCAAGCAGGGGCGTTTCCGCCAGAACCTGCTCGGCAAGCGCGTCGACTATTCGGGCCGCTCCGTCATCGTCGTCGGCCCCGAGCTCAAGCTGCATCAGTGCGGCCTGCCCAAGAAGATGGCTCTGGAGCTGTTCAAGCCGTTCATCTATTCGCGGCTCGACGCCAAGGGCTATTCGGCCACCGTCAAGCAGGCCAAGAAGCTGGTCGAAAAAGAGAAGCCCGAGGTCTGGGACATCCTCGACGAGGTCATCCGCGAACATCCGGTGCTGCTCAACCGCGCGCCCACCCTGCACCGCCTCGGCATTCAGGCCTTCGAGCCGGTGCTGATCGAGGGCAAGGCGATCCAGCTCCATCCGCTGGTGTGTGCGGCCTTCAACGCGGACTTCGACGGCGACCAGATGGCGGTCCATGTGCCGCTGTCGCTGGAAGCCCAGCTCGAAGCGCGCGTGCTGATGATGTCGACTAACAACATCCTGCACCCGGCCAACGGGCAGCCGATCATCGTGCCGTCGCAGGACATCGTGCTCGGTCTCTATTATCTCACGCTTGAGCGCGACGGCGAACCGGGCCAATACGCCGAGGACCCCAAGAGCAAGGCGCCGATCTCCGGCGTCTACGCGAACATGGGCGAAATCGAGCACGCGCTCGCGGCCAAGACCGTGACCCTGCACGCCAGGGTCAAGGGCCGCGCCTGGACCTACGACAAGGACGGCAACCGCGTATCGAAAATCTTCGACACCACCCCGGGCCGGCTGATCCTCGGCCAGCTGGTGCCGAACCACACCAAGATTCCCTTCGACGTCGTCAACAAGCTGATGACGAAAAAGGAAATCTCCAACATGATCGATACCGTCTACCGCAACTGCGGTCAGAAGGAGACGGTGATCTTCTGCGACCGCATCATGGCGCTCGGCTTCCGCGAAGCCTTCAAGGCCGGCATCTCCTTCGGCAAGGACGACATGGTCGTGCCGGAGACCAAGACCCGCATCGTCGACGAAACCCGGGCCGCGGCCAAGGAATATGAGCAGCAGTACAACGACGGCCTGATCACCCAGGGCGAGAAATACAACAAGGTGGTCGACGCCTGGTCGAAGTGCTCGGAGAAGCTCGCGGAAGAGATGATGATCCGCATCTCCGCCGTCCGCAAGGACGAGCACGGCCGCGATCTGCCGATCAACTCGATCTATATGATGTCGCACTCGGGCGCGCGCGGCTCGCCCACCCAGATGCGCCAGCTCGCCGCCATGCGCGGCCTGATGGCCAAGCCCTCCGGCGAAATCATCGAGAGCCCGATCATCTCGAACTTCAAGGAAGGGCTGACGGTTCTCGAATACTTCAACTCCACCCACGGCGCCCGCAAGGGTCTCGCGGACACGGCGTTGAAGACCGCGAACTCGGGCTATCTCACCCGCCGACTCGTCGACGTGGCGCAGGACTCGATCATCTCCTCCTACGACTGCGGCTCCACCAACGGCATCCGCATGCGCGCGATCATCGACGCGGGCCAGGTCGTGGCGTCCCTGGCGACGCGCATTCTCGGCCGCTTCGCCGCCGAGGATCTGCGGGCGCAGGACGGCGCGATCATCGTGCCCGCCAACACCATGATCCAGGAGTGGCATCTCGAGCCGATCAACGCCGCCGGCATCCAGGAAGTGAAGATCCGCTCCGTGCTGACCTGCGAAGCGCCCAACGGCGTTTGCGCGGCCTGCTACGGGCGCGACCTCGCCCGCGGCGTCCCGGTCAATATGGGCGAAGCGGTGGGCGTCATCGCGGCCCAGTCGATCGGCGAGCCCGGCACGCAGCTCACGATGCGCACCTTCCACATCGGCGGCGCGGCGCAGCTTGCGGACCAGTCCTTCATCGAGTCGAACTTCGACGGCGTGGTCCACATCCGCAACCGTCATCTGGCGCGCAACTCCGACGGCGACCTGATGGTCATGGCCCGAAACGTCGCGGTGGTGATCACCGGTCCCGACGGCGTCGAGCGCGCGGTCAACCGCGTGCAATACGGCGCCAGGCTGAAGGTCGACGAAGGCGACAAGATCAAGCGCGGCGAACGCATCGCCGAGTGGGACCCCTACACCCGTCCGATCCTTTCCGAGGTGGACGGCGTGGTGGGCTTCGAGGATCTGGTCGAAGGCCAGTCCATGGCGGAGACGGCGGACGAGTCGACCGGCATCACCAAGCGCATGGTGATGGACTGGCGCCTCAACCAGCGTTCGGCCAGCCTCAAGCCGGCCATCGTCATCAAGACCCACGAAGGAAAGATCGCCAAGCTGCAGCGCGGCGGCGACGCCCGCTATCTGCTGCCGGTGGATTCGATCATCGCCGCCGAGCCGGGCCAATCCCTGAGAGCGGGCGACATCGTCGCGCGTATTTCGCTGGAAAGCGCCAAGACCCGCGACATCACCGGCGGTCTGCCGCGCGTCGCGGAGTTGTTCGAGGCGCGCCGGCCCAAGGATCACGCGATCATCGCCGAAATCTCGGGCACGGTGCAGTTCGGCAAGGACTACAAGAACAAGCAGCGAATCAGCATCGTCCCGCATGAGGAAGACGCCGAGCCGGTCGAATATCTGATCCCGAAGGGCAAGCACATCCATCTCCAGGACGGCGACGTCGTGGAGAAGGGCGACTACATCGTCGACGGCAACCCCGCCCCGCACGACATCCTTGCGATCAAGGGCGTCGAGGAGCTGGCCGCCTATCTCGTCAACGAGATCCAGGAGGTCTATCGCCTGCAGGGCGTCAACATCAACGACAAGCACATCGAAGTGATTGTCCGGCAGATGTTGCAGAAGGTCGACATCGTGGATGCGGGCGACACCCCCTTCCTCGACGGCGAGCAGGTCGACGAGACCGAGTTCGAGGAAGCCAACGAGAAGTGCCTGGCCGAAGGCAAGACGCCGGCGACGGCGACGCCGGTCCTGCTCGGCATCACCAAGGCTTCGCTGCAGACGCGGTCCTTCTTCTCCGCGGCCTCCTTCCAAGAGACGACCCGCGTCCTCACCGAGGCGGCCGTCAACGGCAAGGTCGATCCTCTGGTCGGCCTCAAGGAAAACGTGATCGTGGGACGTCTAATCCCTGCGGGCACGGGCGCGGCGATGGCGAAGTTCCGTTCGATCGCCACCGGCCGCGACGATCTCATCATCACCCAGCGGGCCGAGGCCGCGCCTTCCACGGCGCCTCAACTTCCGCCTGCGGAGTAA
- the rpoB gene encoding DNA-directed RNA polymerase subunit beta — MAQTSARKFTGRKRVRKFFGHIREAAEMPNLIEVQKASYDQFLLVDEPKGGRPDEGLQSVFKSVFPISDFSQVSLLEFVRYEFEQPKYDVDECRQRGMTFAAPLKVTLRLIVFDVDPDTQAKSVKDIKEQDVYMGDMPFMTSNGTFIVNGTERVIVSQMHRSPGVFFDHDKGKSHSSGKLLFAARIIPYRGSWLDIEFDAKDIVYARIDRRRKIPVTSLLFALGLDGEEILSTFYKTIAYTQDGDAWRMPFDAERLKGVKAVADIIDADTGEVILEQGKKLAVRAARQLAEKGVKAIKVPSEELYGQYLAQDLFDPKTGEIFAEAGDEISAKSLQVLLDKGFDELPILDIDHINIGPYVRNTLAIDKNSAREEALFDIYRVMRPGEPPTIETAEAMFHSLFFDAERYDLSAVGRVKMNMRLDLDAPDTMRVLRREDIIAVVRALVDLRDGRGEIDDIDHLGNRRVRSVGELMENQYRLGLLRMERAIKERMSSVDIDTVMPQDLINAKPAAAAVREFFGSSQLSQFMDQTNPLSEITHKRRLSALGPGGLTRERAGFEVRDVHPTHYGRICPIETPEGPNIGLINSLATFARVNKYGFIEAPYRRVRDCKVTGEVVYLSAMEEQKFHVAQANAPVDKDGGLIEDLVLCRHAGDVVLVPRERVDAMDVSPKQLVSVAAALIPFLENDDANRALMGSNMQRQAVPLVKADAPLVGTGMEAVVAADSGAAISARRTGVVDQIDATRIVIRATEEQDPAKPGVDIYRLMKYQRSNQSTCINQKPLVRVGDQVRKGDIIADGPSTDLGDLALGRNVLVAFMPWNGYNFEDSILLNERIVKDDVFTSIHIDEFEVMARDTKLGPEEITRDIPNVSEETLKNLDEAGIVYIGAEVQAGDILVGKITPKGESPMTPEEKLLRAIFGEKASDVRDTSLRVPPGVQGTIVEVRVFNRHGVEKDERAQAIEREEIERLAKDRDDELAILDRNVYARLAETLLGKKAIAGPKSFKKDQDLTQAILDEYPRSQWWTFVVEDDALMSSIEAVRKQYDEAKKGLENRFLDKVEKLQRGDELPPGVMKMVKVFVAVKRKIQPGDKMAGRHGNKGVVSRIVPQEDMPFLADGTPVDIVLNPLGVPSRMNVGQILETHLGWACAGLGKQVAAAVDAYMRNRDAEPLRKTLTDVYDGDGEISTLDETTLLEVGENLRRGVPIATPVFDGAREPDIVAMLARAGLSSSGQVTLYDGRTGEPFDRKVTVGYIYMLKLHHLVDDKIHARSIGPYSLVTQQPLGGKAQFGGQRFGEMEVWALEAYGAAYTLQEMLTVKSDDVAGRTKVYESIVRGDDNIESGIPESFNVLIKEMRSLALNVELTNSTPEDAEASPAEVEVAAQ, encoded by the coding sequence ATGGCTCAGACGTCGGCGCGGAAGTTCACCGGTCGCAAGCGGGTTCGCAAGTTCTTCGGACACATCCGCGAAGCGGCGGAAATGCCCAATCTCATCGAGGTGCAAAAGGCTTCCTACGACCAGTTCCTGCTCGTCGACGAGCCGAAAGGCGGCCGTCCCGACGAAGGCCTGCAATCTGTTTTCAAATCGGTTTTCCCGATCTCGGATTTCTCCCAGGTCTCACTGCTCGAGTTCGTCCGCTATGAGTTCGAGCAACCCAAATACGACGTTGACGAATGCCGCCAGCGCGGCATGACCTTCGCCGCGCCGCTGAAGGTGACCCTGCGCCTCATCGTGTTCGACGTCGATCCCGACACGCAGGCGAAGTCGGTCAAGGACATCAAGGAGCAGGACGTCTACATGGGCGACATGCCCTTCATGACGTCTAACGGCACCTTCATCGTGAACGGCACCGAGCGCGTCATCGTGTCCCAGATGCACCGCTCGCCGGGCGTGTTCTTCGATCACGACAAAGGCAAGAGCCACTCTTCCGGCAAGCTGCTGTTCGCGGCCCGCATCATTCCCTATCGCGGCTCCTGGCTCGACATCGAGTTCGACGCCAAGGACATCGTCTATGCGCGCATCGACCGCCGGCGCAAGATTCCGGTGACGTCGCTGCTGTTCGCTCTCGGCCTCGACGGCGAAGAAATCCTGTCGACCTTCTACAAGACGATCGCCTACACCCAGGACGGCGACGCTTGGCGCATGCCGTTCGACGCCGAGCGCCTCAAGGGCGTGAAGGCGGTCGCGGACATCATCGACGCCGACACCGGCGAGGTGATCCTTGAGCAGGGCAAGAAGCTCGCGGTCCGCGCCGCGCGCCAGCTCGCCGAAAAGGGCGTCAAGGCGATCAAGGTTCCGTCCGAGGAACTCTACGGCCAATATCTGGCCCAGGACCTCTTCGATCCCAAAACCGGCGAAATCTTCGCCGAAGCGGGTGACGAAATCTCCGCGAAATCGCTGCAGGTGCTCCTCGACAAGGGTTTCGACGAACTGCCGATTCTCGACATCGACCACATCAACATCGGCCCCTATGTCCGCAACACGCTGGCGATAGACAAGAACAGCGCGCGCGAAGAAGCCCTGTTCGACATCTACCGCGTGATGCGCCCGGGCGAGCCGCCGACCATCGAGACGGCGGAAGCGATGTTCCATTCGCTGTTCTTCGACGCCGAACGCTACGATCTTTCCGCGGTGGGCCGCGTCAAGATGAACATGCGCCTCGATCTCGACGCGCCCGACACGATGCGCGTGCTGCGGCGCGAAGACATCATCGCGGTGGTGCGCGCGCTGGTCGACCTGCGCGACGGCCGCGGCGAGATCGACGACATCGACCATCTCGGCAACCGCCGCGTCCGGTCGGTCGGCGAATTGATGGAGAACCAGTATCGCCTCGGCCTCCTGCGCATGGAGCGCGCGATCAAGGAGCGCATGTCGTCGGTCGACATCGACACGGTGATGCCGCAGGATCTCATCAACGCCAAGCCGGCGGCGGCGGCCGTGCGCGAGTTCTTCGGCTCGTCGCAGCTCTCGCAGTTCATGGATCAGACCAATCCGCTGTCGGAGATCACCCACAAGCGCCGCCTCTCGGCGCTCGGCCCGGGCGGCCTGACGCGCGAGCGCGCCGGCTTCGAGGTGCGCGACGTGCACCCGACCCATTACGGCCGCATCTGCCCGATCGAGACGCCGGAAGGCCCGAACATCGGCCTGATCAATTCGCTCGCGACCTTCGCGCGCGTCAATAAATACGGCTTCATCGAAGCGCCCTACCGCCGCGTGCGCGACTGCAAGGTGACCGGCGAGGTCGTCTATCTGTCGGCCATGGAAGAGCAGAAGTTCCATGTCGCCCAGGCCAATGCGCCGGTCGACAAGGACGGGGGACTGATCGAGGATCTGGTGCTGTGCCGTCACGCCGGCGACGTGGTGCTGGTGCCGCGCGAACGCGTCGACGCGATGGACGTGTCGCCCAAGCAGCTCGTGTCGGTCGCCGCGGCGCTGATTCCGTTCCTCGAGAACGACGACGCCAACCGCGCGCTGATGGGCTCCAACATGCAGCGCCAGGCCGTGCCGCTGGTGAAGGCCGACGCGCCGCTGGTCGGCACCGGCATGGAGGCGGTCGTGGCCGCCGACTCGGGCGCCGCGATCTCGGCGCGCCGCACCGGCGTCGTCGACCAGATCGATGCGACGCGTATCGTCATCCGCGCCACCGAGGAGCAGGACCCCGCCAAGCCGGGCGTCGACATCTACCGGCTGATGAAATACCAGCGCTCAAACCAGTCGACCTGCATCAACCAGAAGCCTCTGGTTCGCGTCGGCGACCAGGTGCGCAAGGGCGACATCATCGCCGACGGCCCCTCGACAGACCTCGGCGATCTGGCGCTCGGCCGCAATGTGCTCGTCGCCTTCATGCCCTGGAACGGCTACAACTTCGAAGACTCGATCCTTCTCAACGAGCGCATCGTCAAGGACGACGTGTTCACCTCGATCCATATCGACGAATTCGAGGTGATGGCGCGCGACACCAAGCTCGGTCCCGAGGAGATCACCCGCGACATTCCCAACGTCTCCGAGGAGACGCTGAAGAATCTCGACGAAGCGGGCATCGTCTACATCGGGGCCGAAGTTCAGGCGGGCGACATTCTCGTCGGCAAGATCACACCCAAGGGCGAGAGCCCGATGACGCCTGAAGAGAAGCTGCTTCGCGCGATCTTCGGCGAAAAGGCGTCGGACGTGCGCGACACGTCGCTCCGCGTGCCGCCGGGCGTGCAGGGCACGATCGTCGAAGTGCGCGTGTTCAACCGCCACGGCGTCGAAAAGGACGAGCGCGCCCAGGCGATCGAGCGCGAGGAGATCGAGCGGCTCGCCAAGGACCGCGACGACGAGCTCGCGATCCTCGACCGCAACGTCTATGCGCGCCTCGCCGAAACCCTGCTCGGCAAGAAGGCGATCGCCGGCCCCAAATCCTTCAAGAAGGACCAGGACCTCACCCAGGCGATCCTCGACGAATATCCCCGCTCCCAGTGGTGGACTTTCGTCGTCGAGGACGACGCCCTGATGTCGAGCATCGAAGCGGTTCGCAAGCAATATGACGAAGCCAAGAAGGGCCTCGAGAACCGCTTCCTCGACAAGGTCGAGAAGCTGCAGCGCGGCGACGAGCTGCCGCCCGGCGTGATGAAGATGGTCAAGGTCTTCGTCGCGGTGAAGCGCAAGATCCAGCCCGGCGACAAGATGGCGGGACGCCACGGCAACAAGGGCGTCGTCTCGCGCATCGTGCCGCAGGAGGACATGCCCTTCCTGGCCGACGGAACCCCTGTCGACATCGTGCTCAACCCGCTCGGCGTGCCGAGCCGCATGAACGTCGGGCAGATTCTCGAAACCCATCTCGGCTGGGCTTGCGCCGGACTCGGGAAGCAGGTGGCTGCGGCGGTCGACGCCTATATGCGCAACAGGGACGCCGAACCGCTGCGCAAGACCCTGACCGACGTCTACGACGGCGACGGCGAAATCTCCACGCTCGACGAGACCACATTGCTCGAGGTGGGCGAGAACCTCCGCCGCGGCGTTCCGATCGCGACGCCGGTCTTCGACGGGGCGCGCGAACCGGACATCGTCGCGATGCTGGCGCGCGCGGGACTCTCGTCCTCGGGCCAGGTCACGCTCTACGACGGACGCACGGGCGAGCCCTTCGACCGCAAGGTCACGGTCGGCTACATCTACATGCTGAAGCTGCACCATCTCGTCGACGACAAGATCCACGCGCGCTCGATCGGCCCCTACTCGCTGGTCACGCAGCAGCCGCTCGGCGGCAAGGCGCAGTTCGGCGGACAGCGTTTCGGCGAGATGGAGGTGTGGGCGCTCGAAGCCTATGGCGCGGCCTATACGCTCCAGGAAATGCTGACGGTGAAATCGGACGACGTGGCCGGCCGCACCAAGGTCTACGAGTCGATCGTGCGCGGCGACGACAACATCGAGTCGGGCATTCCCGAGAGCTTCAACGTGCTCATCAAGGAAATGCGGTCTCTGGCGCTCAACGTCGAGCTCACCAATTCGACCCCCGAAGACGCCGAAGCCTCTCCTGCCGAGGTCGAGGTCGCAGCTCAGTGA
- the rplL gene encoding 50S ribosomal protein L7/L12, with protein MANLEKIVEDLSSLTVLEAAELAKLLEEKWGVSAAAAVAVAAAPAGAAAAPVEEKTEFNVILAAAGDKKIEVIKEVRAITGLGLKEAKDLVEGAPKPLKEGASKEEAEKIKAALEKVGAKIELK; from the coding sequence ATGGCTAATCTCGAAAAGATCGTCGAAGACCTGTCCTCCCTCACCGTTCTCGAGGCCGCCGAGCTGGCGAAGCTGCTCGAGGAGAAGTGGGGCGTGTCCGCTGCGGCCGCGGTCGCTGTGGCCGCTGCTCCGGCTGGCGCCGCCGCCGCCCCGGTCGAAGAGAAGACCGAGTTCAACGTGATCCTGGCCGCCGCTGGCGACAAGAAGATCGAGGTCATCAAGGAAGTCCGCGCGATCACCGGCCTCGGCCTCAAGGAAGCCAAGGACCTGGTCGAAGGCGCTCCCAAGCCGCTCAAGGAAGGCGCGAGCAAGGAAGAGGCCGAAAAGATCAAGGCCGCTCTGGAGAAGGTCGGAGCCAAGATCGAGCTCAAGTAA